One Thermodesulfobacteriota bacterium genomic region harbors:
- the dnaK gene encoding molecular chaperone DnaK, translated as MAIVGIDLGTTNSCVAIIEGGSPVVIPNEEGSRVTPSVVAFTEDNSRFAGAVAKRQAVVNPTTTIFGVKRLIGRRFDSPEVQKAKGLAPYDIVPNESGDAWIETNARTYSPQEISSIVLLKMKQVAEEYLGYEVTDAVITVPAHFNDLQRQATKDAGRIAGLNVRRIINEPTAAALAYGFDKIENKRIAVFDLGGGTFDITILEIANGVFEVKSTSGDTFLGGDDFDQMLIELVLEDFKRQHEIDLREDKMALQRIRETCEKAKHELSSVHETTINLPFIAVDQTGPKHLNYKITREEFEKLVGELVDRVEIPCRQALQDAKLDPADIDEVVLVGGMTRMPKIQEKVRDIFKKEPQTRINPEEVVAIGASIQGGVLEGKVEEVLLLDVVPLSLGVETRGGLFTKIIERNTTIPTKRSRIFTTAFDNQEFVGIHVLQGERELVDGNISLANFNLIGIPPAPRGIPQIEVSFEVDADGILHVSAKDLGTGKKQAIQVVTSSGLSDDEIQSIITESKQYSDTDKRRKDIALLKNEAEGLLYSVRRTLDSYGDKVDADLKSRIEQSVDKMKEALAGVDYVYIKDVFEELKEASYKFAEVIYSKHEKGPEAHGGGE; from the coding sequence ATGGCGATAGTAGGAATTGACCTAGGAACCACTAACTCATGTGTCGCGATCATAGAGGGCGGGAGCCCCGTCGTGATACCCAACGAGGAGGGGAGCAGGGTTACTCCCTCCGTCGTCGCTTTCACCGAAGATAACTCCCGCTTCGCGGGAGCGGTCGCCAAAAGACAGGCCGTTGTAAACCCCACGACCACCATATTCGGAGTGAAGCGCCTCATAGGCAGACGCTTCGATTCGCCCGAAGTCCAGAAAGCCAAAGGTCTTGCGCCGTATGACATAGTACCTAACGAATCGGGCGACGCGTGGATAGAGACTAACGCCAGGACTTATAGCCCCCAGGAGATATCCTCCATAGTGCTTTTAAAAATGAAGCAGGTCGCCGAGGAGTACCTCGGATACGAGGTGACTGACGCCGTGATCACGGTCCCGGCACACTTCAACGACCTCCAGAGGCAGGCGACGAAAGACGCAGGCCGCATAGCGGGGCTAAACGTGAGGAGGATTATAAACGAGCCCACGGCCGCTGCGCTCGCCTACGGCTTCGACAAGATAGAGAACAAGAGGATTGCGGTGTTCGACCTCGGGGGAGGCACGTTCGATATAACGATACTGGAGATCGCGAACGGGGTTTTCGAGGTGAAATCCACGAGCGGCGATACATTCCTCGGCGGAGACGATTTCGACCAGATGCTCATAGAGCTCGTGCTCGAAGACTTCAAAAGGCAGCACGAGATCGACCTCAGGGAAGACAAGATGGCGCTCCAGAGGATCAGGGAGACATGCGAGAAGGCTAAGCACGAGCTTTCTTCCGTTCATGAAACCACGATAAACCTGCCCTTTATAGCTGTAGACCAGACCGGCCCCAAGCACCTCAATTACAAGATCACGAGGGAAGAGTTCGAGAAACTCGTAGGCGAGCTCGTGGACAGGGTGGAGATACCCTGCAGACAGGCGCTCCAGGACGCGAAGCTGGACCCCGCCGACATAGACGAAGTAGTGCTCGTCGGCGGAATGACAAGGATGCCCAAGATTCAGGAAAAGGTAAGGGATATATTCAAGAAAGAGCCCCAGACGCGTATAAACCCCGAAGAAGTCGTGGCCATAGGGGCATCGATTCAGGGCGGGGTGCTCGAAGGGAAGGTCGAGGAAGTACTACTGCTCGACGTAGTGCCGCTCTCCCTCGGAGTCGAGACGAGAGGGGGACTCTTCACGAAGATCATAGAAAGGAACACGACCATCCCCACCAAGCGGAGCAGGATATTCACAACGGCCTTCGACAACCAGGAGTTCGTCGGCATCCACGTGCTTCAGGGGGAGAGGGAGCTCGTGGACGGCAATATATCGCTTGCAAACTTCAACCTCATCGGCATACCGCCCGCTCCGAGAGGGATACCCCAGATAGAGGTCTCGTTCGAAGTGGACGCGGACGGCATACTCCACGTCTCCGCTAAAGACCTCGGGACCGGAAAGAAGCAGGCGATACAGGTCGTGACGTCGAGCGGCTTGTCCGATGACGAAATACAGTCGATAATAACAGAGAGCAAACAGTACTCCGACACGGACAAGAGACGGAAGGACATCGCGCTGCTCAAGAACGAGGCGGAAGGGCTTCTGTATTCGGTCAGGAGGACGCTTGACTCCTACGGCGACAAGGTGGACGCCGACCTCAAATCCAGGATCGAGCAATCCGTCGACAAGATGAAAGAGGCTCTCGCGGGCGTCGATTACGTATACATCAAAGACGTATTCGAAGAGCTTAAGGAAGCCTCGTATAAATTCGCCGAGGTGATATACTCCAAACACGAGAAAGGCCCGGAGGCGCACGGCGGCGGCGAATAA
- the grpE gene encoding nucleotide exchange factor GrpE → MNPNDNDNKEGDIELRENGDNYSGEEEEIGQEEKGVPRKGGKDYQDLYQKYIRLAADFENYKKRLAKEKADVISYGNEELIKALLNVIDNLERALDHVDAEEDPKPLIEGVKLVHKQFLSCLEKFGVQFVDASPGQEFDPRLHQAIERVESPDFTPGLIISEMLRGYTLKDRLLRPALVVVSKGAGGAGETDQNQGGAGSGDVFDLTDGD, encoded by the coding sequence ATGAATCCGAACGATAACGACAATAAAGAAGGAGATATAGAATTGAGAGAAAACGGGGACAACTACAGCGGGGAAGAAGAGGAGATCGGACAGGAAGAGAAAGGGGTCCCCAGGAAAGGAGGGAAGGACTACCAGGACCTCTATCAGAAGTACATAAGGCTTGCGGCCGATTTCGAGAACTATAAGAAGAGACTCGCGAAAGAGAAAGCGGACGTCATTTCGTACGGGAACGAAGAGCTCATCAAGGCCCTCCTCAACGTCATAGATAACCTGGAGCGCGCGCTCGATCACGTGGATGCGGAGGAAGACCCCAAGCCTCTTATAGAAGGGGTCAAGCTCGTACACAAGCAGTTCCTGAGCTGCCTAGAGAAGTTCGGCGTACAGTTCGTCGACGCCTCCCCGGGACAGGAATTCGACCCGAGGCTACATCAGGCGATCGAGCGCGTCGAATCCCCCGACTTCACGCCCGGTCTCATTATATCGGAAATGCTCAGGGGATATACGCTAAAAGACAGGCTGCTCAGGCCGGCGCTCGTCGTCGTATCCAAGGGTGCGGGCGGCGCGGGCGAGACGGACCAAAACCAGGGCGGCGCAGGCTCGGGTGACGTATTCGACCTGACTGACGGCGATTAA
- a CDS encoding Ppx/GppA phosphatase family protein produces the protein MRIASIDIGSNTFRLLVSETGEGASLKKLYICREITRLGEGLAPGKMLISPNAMDRSLKALSGFSLKLKEYGVGKLRAVATSAVRESLNGQDFIRKVESETGISVDVISGDEEARLTVRGVLNSVSFGTPDCLIFDIGGGSTEYIYIEGGEIREIASTGLGVVRLTEKYLGGETDTDSDIASLNRDVRGTIADGLSCFPAAGGDRLTLIGTAGTPTTLAAIELGLEKYDPALVNNFVLTRGMIERTLEILLGLPKTGRTKVPGLEKGREDLIISGISIVLNTMDRFSATSMVVSDAGLLEGVAYNMIVRSSGMGTRAR, from the coding sequence GTGCGAATAGCATCTATAGACATAGGGTCTAATACATTCAGGCTTCTCGTTTCTGAAACGGGAGAAGGAGCTTCGCTCAAAAAGCTCTACATCTGCCGCGAGATAACGCGTCTCGGCGAAGGTCTCGCCCCCGGAAAGATGCTTATTAGTCCTAACGCTATGGACAGGTCGTTAAAAGCGCTCTCGGGCTTTTCGCTCAAGCTGAAGGAATACGGCGTCGGGAAGCTGCGTGCCGTCGCCACGAGCGCCGTCAGGGAGTCGCTCAACGGACAGGATTTCATAAGGAAGGTCGAGTCGGAAACGGGTATATCCGTAGACGTGATATCCGGAGACGAGGAGGCGAGGCTTACGGTCAGGGGAGTGCTCAACTCGGTAAGCTTCGGCACGCCCGACTGCCTCATATTCGATATAGGGGGCGGCAGCACCGAGTATATATACATAGAGGGTGGGGAGATCAGGGAAATCGCAAGCACGGGGCTCGGAGTGGTGCGCCTCACGGAAAAGTATCTGGGGGGCGAGACCGACACGGACTCGGATATCGCCTCACTGAACCGGGACGTCCGCGGGACAATTGCTGATGGCCTGTCTTGCTTCCCCGCGGCTGGCGGGGACCGCCTGACCCTCATAGGGACGGCGGGGACGCCGACTACGCTTGCCGCCATAGAGCTAGGACTTGAGAAATACGATCCCGCGCTAGTGAATAATTTCGTCCTCACGAGGGGAATGATAGAGAGGACGCTCGAAATCTTGCTGGGCCTTCCCAAGACCGGGAGGACCAAGGTCCCCGGCCTCGAAAAGGGCAGGGAAGACCTCATAATTTCCGGAATATCGATAGTGCTCAATACAATGGACAGGTTTTCAGCGACAAGCATGGTCGTAAGCGACGCCGGGCTGCTCGAAGGGGTGGCGTATAACATGATAGTCCGGTCAAGCGGCATGGGGACGCGCGCACGATAA
- the fusA gene encoding elongation factor G: MKEYGRESVRNVALVSPHGAGKTSLAESLLYLHGATDKLGKVDDGGSVLDYESEEKHRRMSINSHVAFFETKSHLVNLIDTPGFLNFLYEADSALKVVDGAVIVVGAVGGDVAVQVRKYWDMTGGLPKIIFINKLDKENTSLEATLGSISKELKVKLLPLILPIGQQHDFKGVVDVIEMKAYKYGGGAGFEEIPVPPDMEEAARSQREKIIESVAELDDELLEKYLEGESIDEGKIIRMLHEGILEAKVIPVLIGSATHMIGINVLSDAITKYLPSPSERKTIEGLDPAGGKVERKPDEKEPFSAYIFKTVSDPYAGKISIFRVFSGSLNGDTSVYNSSKKIKEKIGHLHRLVGKKEFPFSPALAGDIVAVNKLKDASTGDTLTDEAHQMVIEPVELPPAVLSYAIEPKSRNDEDKLNPSLARIQEEDPTIHYRLDEETKEFLLSGTGQSHVEVIVNKLRDIYGVHVELKKPRVPYKETVKGKAKAEGKYIKQTGGRGQYGDAWLEVEALPRGKGFEFVNNIVGGVIPKNYIPSVEKGVIEAMKKGVAAGYPVVDLKVTLFDGKYHPVDSSDIAFQIAGSMGFRKAMEEARPVILEPVMKMEISIPDECMGDVIGDVNSRRGKVSGVDSLNGTHVVRALIPMAEVLTYAPELRSITSGRGTFSMDFSHYEEVPDHLAGKIIEEAGASKTAHEH, encoded by the coding sequence ATGAAGGAGTATGGTAGGGAAAGCGTAAGGAACGTTGCGCTCGTTTCTCCCCACGGCGCAGGTAAAACTTCTCTAGCCGAATCACTCTTATATTTGCACGGAGCCACCGACAAGCTCGGAAAAGTCGACGACGGCGGCTCGGTGCTTGATTATGAATCCGAAGAAAAACACCGAAGGATGTCTATAAATTCCCACGTAGCGTTCTTCGAAACCAAATCCCACCTCGTAAACCTCATAGACACGCCTGGTTTTTTAAACTTCTTATACGAAGCCGATAGCGCACTCAAGGTAGTGGACGGCGCCGTGATAGTGGTAGGCGCTGTAGGCGGCGACGTGGCCGTTCAGGTACGGAAGTACTGGGACATGACGGGCGGCCTGCCGAAAATAATCTTTATCAACAAGCTCGACAAGGAAAACACGAGCCTGGAGGCCACACTCGGGAGCATATCGAAGGAGCTCAAGGTGAAGCTCCTCCCCCTGATACTCCCGATAGGCCAGCAGCACGATTTCAAGGGGGTCGTAGACGTTATCGAAATGAAAGCCTATAAATACGGAGGCGGCGCGGGATTCGAAGAGATACCCGTCCCTCCCGATATGGAAGAGGCAGCCAGGTCCCAGAGGGAAAAAATAATAGAGTCGGTCGCGGAGCTCGACGACGAGTTACTCGAGAAGTATCTCGAAGGGGAGTCGATCGACGAGGGAAAGATAATCAGGATGCTCCACGAGGGGATACTCGAGGCGAAGGTAATCCCCGTCCTCATAGGCTCCGCCACGCACATGATAGGGATAAACGTGCTGAGCGACGCCATAACCAAGTACCTGCCGTCCCCGTCCGAGAGGAAGACGATCGAGGGGCTCGACCCGGCGGGCGGGAAGGTCGAAAGAAAGCCCGACGAAAAAGAACCCTTCTCGGCATATATTTTCAAAACGGTCTCGGACCCCTACGCCGGAAAGATATCGATATTCAGGGTTTTCTCGGGGTCGCTCAATGGAGACACTTCGGTCTACAATTCCAGCAAAAAGATAAAAGAGAAGATCGGGCACCTCCACAGGCTCGTAGGTAAAAAGGAATTCCCGTTCAGCCCGGCTCTCGCGGGCGACATCGTTGCCGTGAACAAGCTCAAGGACGCGTCTACGGGCGATACGCTCACCGACGAAGCTCATCAGATGGTGATAGAGCCCGTCGAGCTCCCCCCTGCCGTGCTCTCCTACGCGATCGAGCCCAAGAGCAGGAACGACGAGGACAAGCTGAACCCGTCGCTCGCGAGGATACAGGAAGAAGACCCGACCATACACTACAGGCTCGACGAGGAGACGAAGGAGTTCCTGCTTTCAGGAACCGGGCAGTCCCACGTGGAGGTGATAGTCAACAAGCTTCGGGACATTTACGGGGTCCATGTCGAGCTCAAGAAGCCGAGGGTCCCTTATAAAGAAACGGTGAAGGGCAAGGCCAAGGCCGAGGGCAAGTACATTAAGCAGACGGGAGGGCGAGGCCAGTACGGCGACGCGTGGCTCGAGGTGGAGGCGCTCCCCCGGGGCAAGGGCTTCGAGTTCGTCAACAACATAGTGGGCGGAGTGATACCCAAGAACTACATCCCGTCGGTTGAAAAGGGTGTGATCGAGGCGATGAAGAAGGGCGTCGCAGCCGGCTATCCGGTAGTCGACCTCAAGGTCACGCTGTTCGACGGCAAATACCACCCGGTCGACTCCTCAGACATAGCCTTTCAGATAGCGGGCTCCATGGGGTTCAGGAAAGCGATGGAAGAAGCCAGACCCGTAATTCTCGAGCCAGTAATGAAGATGGAAATATCCATACCTGACGAATGCATGGGGGACGTAATTGGGGACGTGAACTCGAGGAGGGGCAAGGTCTCGGGCGTGGACTCCTTAAACGGTACCCATGTTGTAAGGGCGCTCATACCGATGGCCGAGGTGCTGACATACGCGCCTGAGCTGAGGTCGATCACGAGCGGCAGGGGCACGTTCAGCATGGACTTCTCCCATTACGAAGAGGTCCCCGATCACCTTGCAGGGAAGATTATAGAAGAAGCGGGAGCTTCCAAAACCGCCCACGAGCACTGA
- the rpmE gene encoding 50S ribosomal protein L31: MKADIHPEYKEVTISCSCGAQYKTRSTRFEDFTVEVCSNCHPFYTGKERAAESKGRVERFRKKYAKN, translated from the coding sequence ATGAAAGCGGATATTCATCCGGAATATAAAGAAGTCACCATAAGCTGCTCCTGCGGCGCACAATACAAAACCAGGTCCACGCGGTTTGAAGACTTCACTGTAGAGGTCTGCTCCAACTGTCATCCTTTCTACACGGGGAAGGAAAGGGCTGCCGAGTCCAAGGGCCGCGTCGAAAGGTTCAGGAAGAAGTACGCCAAGAACTAG
- the dnaK gene encoding molecular chaperone DnaK translates to MAKSGKIIGIDLGTTNSVVAIVEGGEPKVIINEEGSRITPSVVAFTKDGDILVGGPAKRQAVVNPENTVFSVKRLMGRRFEEVEGEAKRLPYKIVKTKNDDAWVEVMGKQYSPPQISSHVLMKLKKAAEDYVGGEIKEAVITVPAYFNDSQRQATKDAGKIAGLEVRRIINEPTAAALSYGFDKKSEGTIAVYDLGGGTFDISILEVGDNVIEVKSTNGDTHLGGDDFDRLIMDYIIAEFKKESGIDLGNDKMALQRLRQESEKAKVELSNTLETEINLPFITADATGPKHLVMKITRSKFEQLIEDKIKGTLEPCRQALKDAGLKAADIDEVILVGGSTRIPLVQKVVTDFFGKEPHKGINPDEVVAMGAAIQGAVLGGEVRDVLLLDVTPLSLGIETLGGVMTRIIERNTTIPTKKSQVFTTAEDNQTSVEIHVLQGERQMSGDNRTLARFILDGIPPSARGIPQVEVTFDIDADGILHVSAKDLATQKEQKVRVEASSGLSKEEVDRMVRDAEEKSEEDKKRHDLVEKRNRLDELIYRTEKSFKEFEGKLSANDKQELEDALEQGRKAVKGNEASEIDSATEKITHASHKLAELMYKQQAQSGDGAQEAGTGQEGPGEAPEGEAGREGEGGKDGDDVIDAEFTEK, encoded by the coding sequence ATGGCGAAAAGCGGTAAGATAATCGGGATCGACCTCGGGACCACAAACTCGGTCGTGGCTATAGTGGAGGGCGGAGAGCCCAAGGTAATCATAAACGAGGAGGGGTCGCGTATCACCCCGTCTGTAGTCGCATTTACGAAGGACGGCGACATACTCGTCGGAGGCCCTGCCAAGAGACAGGCCGTAGTCAATCCCGAAAACACGGTATTCTCGGTAAAGAGGCTCATGGGCAGGCGCTTTGAGGAGGTCGAGGGCGAGGCCAAGAGGCTCCCGTATAAAATAGTAAAGACCAAAAACGACGACGCATGGGTAGAGGTAATGGGGAAACAGTACTCACCGCCCCAGATCTCTTCCCACGTCCTGATGAAACTCAAGAAGGCGGCGGAGGACTACGTAGGCGGCGAGATAAAAGAGGCCGTTATCACGGTTCCCGCCTATTTCAACGACAGCCAGAGGCAGGCCACGAAGGACGCGGGCAAGATCGCTGGCCTCGAGGTCAGGAGGATCATAAACGAGCCCACGGCGGCCGCTCTCTCCTACGGGTTCGACAAAAAGAGCGAGGGGACTATAGCGGTCTACGACCTGGGCGGCGGCACGTTCGACATATCGATACTGGAGGTCGGCGACAACGTCATAGAGGTCAAATCGACTAACGGCGACACGCACCTGGGCGGAGACGACTTCGACAGGCTCATAATGGACTACATAATCGCCGAATTCAAGAAAGAATCGGGCATCGACCTCGGGAACGACAAGATGGCGCTCCAGAGGCTGAGACAGGAATCGGAGAAGGCGAAGGTCGAGCTATCGAACACTCTCGAGACGGAGATCAACCTGCCGTTCATCACTGCCGACGCGACCGGGCCGAAGCATCTGGTCATGAAGATCACGCGCTCCAAGTTCGAGCAGCTGATCGAGGACAAGATAAAGGGCACTCTCGAGCCCTGCCGCCAGGCGCTCAAGGACGCCGGTCTCAAGGCGGCCGACATCGACGAGGTAATTCTCGTCGGCGGGTCGACCAGGATACCGCTCGTACAGAAAGTGGTCACCGATTTCTTCGGCAAGGAGCCACACAAGGGCATTAACCCGGACGAAGTCGTGGCCATGGGCGCTGCTATACAGGGCGCTGTGCTGGGCGGAGAGGTAAGGGACGTGCTGCTGCTCGACGTTACCCCGCTCTCCCTCGGTATCGAGACTCTGGGCGGCGTGATGACGAGGATCATAGAAAGGAACACGACAATCCCGACCAAGAAGAGCCAGGTGTTCACTACTGCCGAAGACAACCAGACTTCGGTCGAGATCCACGTGCTGCAGGGCGAGAGACAGATGTCCGGCGACAACAGGACGCTCGCCAGGTTCATACTCGACGGCATTCCCCCTTCCGCAAGGGGAATACCCCAGGTCGAGGTGACTTTCGACATCGACGCCGACGGCATACTCCACGTATCCGCTAAGGATCTGGCCACCCAGAAGGAGCAGAAGGTCAGGGTAGAGGCCTCGAGCGGGCTCTCCAAGGAAGAAGTGGACAGGATGGTAAGGGACGCCGAGGAGAAGTCGGAAGAGGACAAGAAGCGCCACGACCTCGTGGAAAAGCGGAACAGGCTCGACGAGCTAATATACAGGACAGAGAAGAGCTTCAAGGAGTTCGAAGGCAAGCTCTCGGCAAACGACAAGCAGGAGCTCGAAGACGCCCTCGAGCAGGGAAGAAAGGCAGTCAAGGGCAACGAGGCCTCCGAGATCGATTCCGCTACGGAGAAGATAACCCACGCCTCTCATAAGCTCGCCGAGCTGATGTACAAGCAGCAGGCCCAGAGCGGGGACGGCGCGCAGGAGGCAGGTACCGGGCAGGAAGGGCCGGGCGAGGCGCCCGAAGGCGAGGCCGGACGCGAAGGCGAGGGCGGCAAGGACGGCGACGACGTCATAGACGCCGAATTCACAGAAAAATAA
- a CDS encoding RNA polymerase factor sigma-32, with translation MKAVAVREPIGVFLKEIEKYPVLSKEEEYSLAVRYYEDNDLEAANKLIVSNLRFVIKIASEYISYGFPLSDLVQEGTIGLMKAVKKFNPYKGYRLISYAVWWIRAKIQNHIMKFWSHVKIGTTQAQRKLFHKIGRAKKDLNIQHDELTESDIRKVAELFGVKDKDVIDMEFRMASRDFSLDTSLQDDESITYLDTVSDANSNQEIVLETLEQSELAREGLEKGLKKLTPREKRVIERRYLSTPQGKLRELGDELGISKERVRQIEVQALKKLRGEVETSVTQGN, from the coding sequence ATGAAAGCAGTTGCAGTCAGGGAGCCGATAGGTGTTTTTCTTAAGGAAATCGAAAAATACCCGGTTCTAAGCAAAGAAGAAGAATACAGCCTTGCGGTCAGATATTACGAGGACAACGACCTTGAAGCGGCCAACAAGTTAATTGTATCCAACCTCAGGTTCGTGATAAAGATAGCGTCCGAGTATATATCGTACGGGTTCCCGCTTAGCGACCTTGTTCAGGAAGGCACTATAGGGCTGATGAAGGCTGTTAAAAAATTCAACCCGTACAAGGGATACAGGTTAATATCGTACGCCGTGTGGTGGATAAGGGCGAAGATACAGAACCACATAATGAAGTTCTGGAGCCATGTGAAGATCGGCACCACTCAGGCGCAGCGCAAGCTCTTCCATAAGATCGGAAGGGCGAAGAAGGACCTCAATATCCAGCACGACGAGCTGACGGAATCGGATATCAGGAAGGTAGCCGAGCTTTTCGGAGTGAAGGATAAAGACGTGATCGACATGGAGTTCAGGATGGCATCGAGGGACTTTTCCCTCGATACGTCTTTACAGGACGACGAATCGATAACGTATCTGGACACGGTTTCGGACGCGAATTCGAACCAGGAAATAGTGCTCGAAACGCTCGAGCAGTCGGAGCTCGCCAGGGAAGGACTGGAGAAGGGACTGAAAAAATTGACTCCGCGCGAAAAGCGCGTGATCGAGAGAAGGTACCTGTCCACGCCGCAGGGCAAGCTCAGGGAGCTCGGGGACGAGCTCGGCATCTCCAAGGAGAGGGTAAGGCAGATAGAGGTCCAGGCCCTCAAGAAGCTGAGGGGCGAGGTCGAAACTTCGGTCACTCAGGGAAACTGA
- the sucC gene encoding ADP-forming succinate--CoA ligase subunit beta, with the protein MNIHEYQSKELLSQYGVATPTGKVAFRDDEAHQIAKDLNVDRFVVKAQIHAGGRGKGGGVKLASTLEEVKQIASEILGMILVTHQTGPEGKLVQKVLVEEASEIEKELYLGMVIDRSREQIVIMASREGGMEIEEVARKHPSKITREYVNPTVGLLPYQCRKIAYFLGLEGKTVNKAVKFISGLYQLFTEKDCSLAEINPLILTKSGDVLALDAKMNFDDNALFRHPDIEKLHDPSEEDPTELEAKKWGISYVKLDGNIGCLVNGAGLAMSTMDIIKHHGGEPANFLDVGGGANTEQVTQAFKMILSDPNVKAIFVNIFGGIMKCDTIAEGIITAAKEVGIDVPLVVRLEGTNVELGRKMLSQSGLNIITGGDMREAAKKVVEAAQAG; encoded by the coding sequence TTGAATATCCATGAGTATCAGTCGAAGGAGCTCCTTTCACAGTACGGCGTGGCAACGCCCACGGGGAAGGTCGCTTTCCGGGATGACGAGGCGCATCAGATTGCGAAAGACCTCAATGTGGACAGGTTCGTGGTAAAGGCTCAGATACACGCAGGAGGAAGGGGGAAGGGCGGGGGAGTCAAGCTCGCCTCGACGCTCGAAGAGGTAAAACAGATAGCCTCAGAGATACTCGGCATGATACTCGTGACCCATCAGACGGGGCCCGAAGGGAAGCTCGTACAGAAGGTGCTAGTCGAAGAGGCCTCGGAGATAGAGAAAGAGCTCTACCTCGGCATGGTGATAGACAGGTCGAGGGAGCAGATAGTCATAATGGCGAGCCGGGAGGGCGGCATGGAGATAGAAGAGGTGGCGAGGAAGCACCCCTCGAAAATAACGAGGGAGTACGTAAACCCCACAGTCGGCCTCTTGCCATATCAGTGCAGAAAAATAGCATATTTCCTCGGTCTCGAGGGCAAGACGGTAAATAAAGCGGTGAAATTCATATCGGGGCTCTACCAGCTCTTCACCGAAAAGGACTGCTCGCTCGCGGAGATAAACCCCCTCATACTGACCAAGAGCGGGGACGTGCTCGCGCTCGACGCGAAGATGAACTTCGACGACAACGCGCTCTTCAGGCATCCGGACATTGAAAAGCTCCACGACCCCTCAGAAGAAGACCCGACGGAGCTCGAAGCCAAGAAGTGGGGCATAAGCTACGTGAAGCTGGACGGCAACATCGGCTGCCTCGTGAACGGGGCGGGGCTCGCGATGTCGACGATGGACATAATAAAGCACCACGGCGGGGAGCCGGCCAACTTCCTCGACGTAGGCGGCGGGGCCAACACAGAGCAGGTCACCCAGGCCTTCAAGATGATACTGAGCGACCCCAACGTGAAGGCCATCTTCGTAAACATATTCGGCGGCATAATGAAATGCGACACTATAGCCGAAGGCATAATCACCGCGGCAAAAGAAGTAGGCATCGACGTCCCGCTCGTAGTCAGGCTCGAAGGGACGAACGTCGAGCTCGGTAGAAAAATGCTGTCGCAATCAGGACTTAACATCATAACCGGCGGAGACATGAGAGAGGCGGCTAAAAAAGTCGTCGAGGCGGCACAGGCGGGTTAA
- a CDS encoding succinate dehydrogenase/fumarate reductase iron-sulfur subunit → MAVVKMRVYRGDSNGGKEREYEVPLEEGMVVLDAIHFIQANYDGDLAVRWNCKAAKCGSCSAEINGMPKLTCKTRLDSLPLDKPVTVYPVKTFPIIKDLVTDVSWNYKVRKMIPPFTPAKDTKWVMYQEDVERGQEFRKCIECFLCQDVCHILRNHDKKNEFFGPRMFIKMAELEMHPLDTLDRKEFLRGQAGLGYCNITKCCTEVCPEHIHITDNAIIPLKERVADTYFDPLQWLFGRSKGSPKQ, encoded by the coding sequence ATGGCTGTCGTTAAAATGCGGGTCTACAGGGGCGACTCTAACGGGGGCAAGGAAAGGGAATACGAAGTGCCGCTCGAAGAAGGGATGGTCGTCCTCGACGCCATCCATTTCATACAGGCGAATTACGACGGGGACCTGGCGGTGAGGTGGAACTGCAAGGCCGCCAAGTGCGGCTCGTGCAGCGCCGAGATAAACGGCATGCCGAAGCTCACGTGCAAGACAAGGCTCGATTCGCTCCCGCTCGACAAGCCCGTAACGGTATACCCGGTCAAGACATTCCCGATCATAAAGGACCTCGTGACGGACGTGTCCTGGAACTACAAGGTCAGAAAAATGATACCCCCGTTCACTCCGGCAAAGGACACGAAATGGGTAATGTACCAGGAAGACGTCGAGAGAGGCCAGGAGTTCCGTAAATGCATCGAGTGCTTCCTCTGCCAGGACGTCTGCCATATACTCCGGAACCACGACAAGAAGAACGAATTCTTCGGGCCGCGCATGTTCATAAAAATGGCCGAGCTCGAAATGCATCCCCTCGATACGCTCGACAGGAAGGAATTCCTGAGGGGCCAGGCGGGACTCGGATACTGCAACATAACGAAATGCTGCACCGAGGTCTGCCCCGAGCACATACACATTACGGACAACGCCATTATTCCGCTTAAGGAAAGGGTGGCCGACACGTATTTCGACCCGCTCCAGTGGCTTTTCGGCAGGTCGAAGGGCAGCCCCAAACAATAA